Below is a genomic region from Kribbella qitaiheensis.
GTTGGCAAAGGCGCCTAACACCCTGTCCTCCCATAAGTTTCCTGTGCCCGGTCAGGGCAGGGGCCTAGCAAAGCAGCTGGGCAAGAGACGAACCAGGGCTCGTCCGAACTCCAGCGTGAGGATAACAAACGCTGGCTCGCACGAGCCCTGGCAATCACACCTCGGTGGTGGTTCCCCCGGCCGCCGCGATCTTCTCCTTGGCGGACTTCGAGAACTTGTGAACCGAAACCTGCAGTGCAACGGTCAACTCGCCGTCGCCCAGCACCTTCACCGGGAGACTGTCTCGGACCGCACCCTTGGCGACCAGGTCGGCTACGCCGATCTCGCCACCTTCGGGGAACAGCTGTCCGAGCTTGTCCAGGTTAACGACCTGGAACTCCACTCGGTTCCTGCTCTTGAAGCCCTTCAGCTTCGGAAGCCGCATGTGCAGCGGCATCTGGCCACCCTCGAAGCCTTCGGGGATGTTGTTACGGGCCTTGCTGCCCTTGGTACCGCGGCCGGCCGTCTTGCCCTTGCT
It encodes:
- the rplO gene encoding 50S ribosomal protein L15, with the translated sequence MTLKVHHLRPAPGAKTAKTRVGRGEGSKGKTAGRGTKGSKARNNIPEGFEGGQMPLHMRLPKLKGFKSRNRVEFQVVNLDKLGQLFPEGGEIGVADLVAKGAVRDSLPVKVLGDGELTVALQVSVHKFSKSAKEKIAAAGGTTTEV